From bacterium BMS3Abin11, one genomic window encodes:
- a CDS encoding phosphatidylglycerophosphate synthetase, protein MENLQGKFIYRNLANITSILGVLPLVLLFLEEGYRYLIPLIIFNNVMDDLDGILAARLNIRSRFGANIDNVCDAVAHVALIMAVSAHFGGLTLMAGMIAAASIILRATSRLDPGIVTGGGSPTNELMRHMLFVLLLTQMFNVNPESFLVVIFILHSVTMVVSFKLPVLIRGLAKTATTVTLVNVALVAAWLIPMVTPFIAAAFIATYLYSFVVGGAQWLKERGNKPCV, encoded by the coding sequence ATGGAAAATCTGCAAGGAAAATTTATCTATCGGAACCTGGCGAACATCACATCGATTCTCGGCGTGCTGCCGCTGGTGTTGCTGTTCCTGGAAGAGGGCTATCGTTATCTGATCCCGTTAATCATATTCAATAATGTGATGGATGACCTGGACGGTATTCTGGCAGCCAGGTTGAACATACGTAGCCGCTTTGGTGCCAATATCGATAATGTTTGCGATGCTGTCGCCCATGTCGCCCTGATCATGGCAGTGAGCGCACATTTTGGCGGACTGACGTTAATGGCGGGCATGATTGCTGCCGCTTCGATTATTCTTCGTGCTACATCCCGGCTCGATCCGGGAATCGTAACAGGTGGTGGTTCGCCGACCAATGAGCTCATGCGCCACATGCTGTTTGTCCTCCTGTTGACGCAGATGTTCAATGTTAACCCCGAGTCCTTTCTGGTTGTTATTTTCATCTTGCACTCGGTAACGATGGTCGTGTCATTCAAATTACCGGTTCTTATCCGAGGACTGGCAAAGACCGCCACGACGGTTACTTTGGTGAATGTGGCGCTGGTAGCCGCATGGCTTATACCGATGGTTACACCCTTCATCGCGGCAGCTTTCATTGCCACCTACTTGTATTCATTTGTTGTTGGAG